A genomic window from Cricetulus griseus strain 17A/GY chromosome 4, alternate assembly CriGri-PICRH-1.0, whole genome shotgun sequence includes:
- the C4H11orf71 gene encoding uncharacterized protein C11orf71 homolog: MAQNSMSLSAGDQANGAANRSPQGDFSPSALAWAMISGDSFLVTSLEANQPGPLPPARPSVRTDRRRMPVGGRSRSRSRQGRFSPYPIPGVKLDLLRSVLQQRMVALGSALAARISA, encoded by the coding sequence ATGGCCCAGAACTCGATGTCGCTGTCCGCCGGCGATCAAGCCAACGGGGCGGCCAACCGGTCCCCCCAAGGAGATTTCAGCCCATCTGCCTTGGCGTGGGCGATGATCTCTGGAGACAGCTTCCTGGTTACTAGTCTTGAGGCGAATCAGCCAGGACCTCTGCCGCCAGCGCGACCCAGCGTTCGGACCGACAGACGCCGAATGCCCGTTGGTGGCCGCAGCCGTAGCCGAAGCCGCCAAGGCAGATTCTCGCCTTACCCGATCCCCGGCGTCAAGCTGGACCTCCTAAGAAGTGTGTTGCAGCAGCGTATGGTTGCGTTGGGAAGTGCTCTCGCAGCCCGGATCTCGGCGTAG
- the Rbm7 gene encoding RNA-binding protein 7 isoform X1 encodes MGAAAAEADRTLFVGNLETKVTEELLFELFHQAGPVIKVKIPKDKDGKLKQFAFVNFKHEVSVPYAMNLLNGIKLFGRPIKIQFRSGSSHASQDASVSYPQHHVGNLSPTSTSPNSYERAVGNMTPSAQMVQRSFSSPEDYQRQAVMNSVFRQMSYGGKFGSPHADQSGFSPSVQPHGHTFNQSSSSQWRQDALSLQRKRQNSHPYLADRHYSREQRYSDHGSDYHYRGGREDFYYDDRNHDGWSHDYDNRRDSSRGGKWPSSRH; translated from the exons ATGGGGGCGGCGGCCGCGGAGGCCGACCGCACTCTGTTCGTGGGCAACCTGGAGACGAAGGTGACGGAGGAGCTCCTCTTCGAGCTGTTCCACCAG GCTGGGCCAGTAATAAAGGTGAAAATCCCCAAAGACAAAGATGGCAAACTGAAACAGTTTGCATTTGTGAATTTCAAGCATGAAGTGTCTGTTCCATATGCCATGAATCTTCTCAATGGAATCAAACTTTTCGGGAGGCCTATCAAAATTCAGTTTAGATCAG GAAGTAGTCACGCCTCTCAGGACGCCAGTGTGTCATATCCCCAGCATCATGTTGGAAATTTAAGCCCTACCTCCACATCTCCTAACAG CTATGAAAGGGCTGTGGGTAACATGACTCCATCAGCACAGATGGTCCAGCGGTCCTTCTCTTCCCCAGAAGATTATCAGCGGCAAGCAGTG atGAACAGTGTTTTCAGGCAGATGTCATATGGTGGGAAATTTGGTTCTCCGCATGCAGATCAGTCGGGATTTTCTCCATCAGTTCAACCACACGGTCATACCTTTAACCAGTCTTCCAGCTCCCAGTGGCGCCAAGATGCATTGTCATTACAGCGTAAAAGACAGAATTCTCACCCCTACCTAGCAGATAGACACTACAGCCGTGAGCAGCGCTACTCTGATCATGGGTCTGACTATCATTACAGAGGAGGCCGAGAGGATTTCTACTATGATGACAGGAATCATGATGGCTGGAGCCATGACTATGATAACAGAAGGGACAGTAGTAGAGGTGGGAAATGGCCTTCATCTCGACATTAA
- the Rbm7 gene encoding RNA-binding protein 7 isoform X2 has protein sequence MNLLNGIKLFGRPIKIQFRSGSSHASQDASVSYPQHHVGNLSPTSTSPNSYERAVGNMTPSAQMVQRSFSSPEDYQRQAVMNSVFRQMSYGGKFGSPHADQSGFSPSVQPHGHTFNQSSSSQWRQDALSLQRKRQNSHPYLADRHYSREQRYSDHGSDYHYRGGREDFYYDDRNHDGWSHDYDNRRDSSRGGKWPSSRH, from the exons ATGAATCTTCTCAATGGAATCAAACTTTTCGGGAGGCCTATCAAAATTCAGTTTAGATCAG GAAGTAGTCACGCCTCTCAGGACGCCAGTGTGTCATATCCCCAGCATCATGTTGGAAATTTAAGCCCTACCTCCACATCTCCTAACAG CTATGAAAGGGCTGTGGGTAACATGACTCCATCAGCACAGATGGTCCAGCGGTCCTTCTCTTCCCCAGAAGATTATCAGCGGCAAGCAGTG atGAACAGTGTTTTCAGGCAGATGTCATATGGTGGGAAATTTGGTTCTCCGCATGCAGATCAGTCGGGATTTTCTCCATCAGTTCAACCACACGGTCATACCTTTAACCAGTCTTCCAGCTCCCAGTGGCGCCAAGATGCATTGTCATTACAGCGTAAAAGACAGAATTCTCACCCCTACCTAGCAGATAGACACTACAGCCGTGAGCAGCGCTACTCTGATCATGGGTCTGACTATCATTACAGAGGAGGCCGAGAGGATTTCTACTATGATGACAGGAATCATGATGGCTGGAGCCATGACTATGATAACAGAAGGGACAGTAGTAGAGGTGGGAAATGGCCTTCATCTCGACATTAA
- the Rbm7 gene encoding RNA-binding protein 7 isoform X3 has protein sequence MGAAAAEADRTLFVGNLETKVTEELLFELFHQAGPVIKVKIPKDKDGKLKQFAFVNFKHEVSVPYAMNLLNGIKLFGRPIKIQFRSGSSHASQDASVSYPQHHVGNLSPTSTSPNSYERAVGNMTPSAQMVQRSFSSPEDYQRQAVVNEQCFQADVIWWEIWFSACRSVGIFSISSTTRSYL, from the exons ATGGGGGCGGCGGCCGCGGAGGCCGACCGCACTCTGTTCGTGGGCAACCTGGAGACGAAGGTGACGGAGGAGCTCCTCTTCGAGCTGTTCCACCAG GCTGGGCCAGTAATAAAGGTGAAAATCCCCAAAGACAAAGATGGCAAACTGAAACAGTTTGCATTTGTGAATTTCAAGCATGAAGTGTCTGTTCCATATGCCATGAATCTTCTCAATGGAATCAAACTTTTCGGGAGGCCTATCAAAATTCAGTTTAGATCAG GAAGTAGTCACGCCTCTCAGGACGCCAGTGTGTCATATCCCCAGCATCATGTTGGAAATTTAAGCCCTACCTCCACATCTCCTAACAG CTATGAAAGGGCTGTGGGTAACATGACTCCATCAGCACAGATGGTCCAGCGGTCCTTCTCTTCCCCAGAAGATTATCAGCGGCAAGCAGTGGTAA atGAACAGTGTTTTCAGGCAGATGTCATATGGTGGGAAATTTGGTTCTCCGCATGCAGATCAGTCGGGATTTTCTCCATCAGTTCAACCACACGGTCATACCTTTAA